CAATATACGCCGCCATTGTTTGCAGTGGATTGCCATGTCCCTCTACCAGCACCGATTTAAAACGGTCCGCCCACAGAGTGCCATAGCGCTTATGATTACGATTAAACCAGACCGAAAAGCGCTGCTTCACCGCCTTCATATATTCAGAGACATCGCCCATCCGCGCCAATAATTTCGCACGCAACTCCTGCGCCTCCTCAGAGTCAGCCTCCAACTGAGAGCGCAGCACCTTGACCGAAGCCGCCTGAAACTTGGTAGGTTTCGGGTACAGCACCTGATAGCGACGCATCAACTCAGCATCATCCACCTGCTGACGATCCGGCACCCGCAAGAGCACGTGAAAATGATTCGACATCACACAATAAGTCAGCACCTGCACCCCGCAAAAATCCGCAACCTGCCAGATCATCTTACGCAGCATCTCCTTCTCACGATCCTGGAACAAGCGCTCCCCATTCACCACCCGCGTCATGCAATGATAAACCGCATCCCGACCATGAACCTTTGTGCGACGAACCTTCATACTACCCACTACCATCGACATTCTCTCGACGAAGTCAACTCATTTCTTATAGCCTGGTTATTATTTTGTGAGTTGATTTGCCATTCATAGCGTCGGGTATGCTCAAGCTGATCAGACATGCTGGTGAACCACCGCGACAAGCTCGCAAACGATCAAACCATCTAAATTCTGATGAATCCGGCACAGCCCTTATGTTTATGACTAAAATCTGCCTCGCAGGTTGTTTTTTAGAACGGCTCCCTTTATGATATGCTCTTAATGAATCACTACACTTACCAAAAAACTTTAAAAACCATCTGGAAAAGCGCGGTAGCCACATATGAAGCGGGCAACCGCGAACCAAGCAGCTACTTCGACGAAGCGACAATGACTGAACTCGCATCGCTCGGGCTCAACACAATGGATGTGTATGACTATGTAGAAGATTATTTAAGGCACGGCACCCCCGATTTTGAAACCTTTCTCATGGTCTGCGAAGCGCGCCGCGACTACTTTCTCACCGTCCAAGGCGGCAAGCCTTCGGGCAATACGCTAGACTCCAGCAAACTCCCCCCTAAAACTGATGAAGTAGCCGGCATTGTCTGGCTGCCACGCCTGATTCAAAAAGCATTCGGCAAGCTGCGCGGCGAGTTACCGTCCGACACCATGTATGGCTGCAGTGGCGATCAACGCTTTTTTAAAGAAAATAATATTCACCCTGCTGAGTTCCTACGCGCAGCCTGGGCGTATGAAGATAACGAGAGCAAACTGATCGACTGGGTCGTCGCTCGAAAATCCGCGTAGTTGACAAGTCCTCAAAATCCACCACACAGAGCAATTTACTATGAAAATCATCGCATACCTAAAACCTACCTGTGGCTGGAGCATGGGCGTTCGCGCCATCATGAAAAAATACGGCCTTGAATACGAAGACCGTGATATCATCAATAACGCAGACCAATACGCGGAAATGGTGGAAAAATCCGGCCAACCGCTATCCCCATGCGTGGAGATCGACGGCACGATGCTCGCCGACGTCAGCGGCGAAGAAGTCGAAAACTACATGCTGAGCAACGGGTTGGTCTCGAAAAATAACATCGAAGCCGAAGCACCCACCAATGCGCCGTGCACCGACGAAGAGCACGAAGCAATGCGCTCCAAGACAGTACGTTTCTTCTAAGAAACGCTCCAAAGTTACCCAAACCAGGTAAAAACCCCAAATTTGAGGGTTTTGAGCTATTTTTGCACAAATTTGGCGCGAAAAATGGTCTCCATTCGGTTAGATTGGGTAATTTTCCTAGACAGCCAACTCCGAGTCACTAGTTTGCTGATTCTTTTTGACTCTAGACATAGGCATCTCTCTTGATCGACTTCACTCGACGAATGCCCCACAACGGCAATAGAAAGCACAGCATAATTTTTTAAAAGACAGATATGGATAACACTTACACGCAACCCAAAGCCCAGGGCCTATACGACCCTAAGAATGAACACGAAAACTGCGGTATCGGCCTCATCGTCGACATGAAGGGCCGTAAATCACACGACATCGTCAAGGGTGCGCTGGAGATTTGCGTCAACCTCGACCACCGTGGTGGCTGTGGCTGTGATCCAATCACAGGGGACGGCGCAGGTATTTTCATCCAGTTGCCACATAACTTCTTTAAGAAGGTTTGCCCCACGGAGTGCGGTTTTGAAGTGCCTGCAGAGGGTGACTACGCTGTCGGCTTCGTTTTCTTATCAAAAGATGCTGAGGAGCGCGCGCACGAAGAGCAAATCATCGAGGAGATCGTCGTCGAAGAAGGCCTCAAGATGATCGGCTGGCGCGATGTGCCGGTTCGTAGCGAAATCCTAGGTAAGGCCTCCGCTGCCTGCGAGCCTTGCATGCGTCAGTTCTTCGTATCGCGCGAATCTGTCGAAGCAGGCCTGCCTTTTGAGCGTAAACTCTACATCATCCGCCACCTTTCGACCCACCGCATCCGTTACTCCGGTGAGGACGACGATGCGATGTTCTACATCGGATCGCTCTCGAGCCGCACCATGACCTATAAGGGCATGTTGACTACGGAGCAGCTCGAGACCTACTTCCCGGACCTATCCGACGAAGCCATGGACTCTGCTCTGGCGCTGACGCACTCGCGTTTCTCGACCAACACTTTCCCGAGCTGGCCCCGCGCACAGCCTTTCCGCTTCCTTTGCCACAATGGTGAGATCAACACCGTGCGCGGCAATGAAAACTGGCTGCACGCACGCGAAATGCAGCTGGCCAGCGAAGTATTTGGCGATGACCTTAAGAAGATTCTGCCAATCATCCGTGAAGACGGCTCCGATTCCCAGAAATTCGACAACTGCCTAGAGTTCTTGGTACTGTCTGGCCGTAGCTTGGCACATGCCATGATGATGATGATTCCCGAGCCTTGGGAACGCCACAAGAGCATGCCACAATACAAGCGCGACTTCTATGAGTTCCACGCCTGCATGATGGAGCCTTGGGATGGTCCTGCTTCGATGGCGATGTCCGACGGCGTGCAAGTCGGCGCGACGCTCGACCGCAATGGTCTGCGTCCTTCGCGCTACTATGTAACTGCCGACGACAAGGTCATCTTAGCCTCTGAAGTGGGCGTTTTGGAAGGGATCGAGCCTAAGAACGTAGTCAAGAAAGGCCGCCTGGAGCCAGGTCGCATGTTCCTGATCGACATGGAAAAAGGTCGCATCGTAGGCGACGAAGAGCTGAAAGAGCAAATCGCCTCCGAGCAGCCTTATGGCCAGTGGCTCAAGGAAAACCTCGTCAACTCCGAAGACCTCCCCCCTGCCGAAGACATGGTGGAAGATGACTTCGAGACGCTCGAAACTCGTCAAAAAGCTTTTGGCTACACCTTTGAAGACATGCGCTTCATTCTGGCCCCCAGTGCGGAATCGGGCAAGCAACCGCTCGGCTCCATGGGCAACGATGCGCCACTGGCGGTGCTGTCGGATCAGCCACAGCTACTGTATAATTACTTCAAGCAACTCTTCGCACAGGTCACCAATCCACCGATTGACCCCATCCGCGAAGAATTGGTCACTGCCAGTGTCAGCTTTGTGGGCTCGGAGGGCGATCTCACTCGCCCCGGTCCTGACAGCTGCCGCATGATCAAATATGAATCTCCTCTGATCGACCGTCGCCAACTGGCACAGCTGCGCAACATCGACCTGTCAGGCTTCAAATCCAGCCGACTGCCAATTACTTTCGAAGCGGCTGAAGGCGGCCTCGACGCGGGACACAACAGCATTTCTGAGCCTCGCATCTCCGGCAAGGGTCTGGAAGCGGCACTGGAGCAACTCTTCGAAAATGCGGACGCTGCCATCCGTGATGGTGTCAACATTCTCATCCTTTCCGACCGCAAGATTGGCCCGAAGAAGGCGCCGATCCCCGCACTGCTTGCTGTGGCGGGTCTCCACCACCACCTCGTTCGTCAAGGCACACGCACTCGCGTATCGATCGTGCTGGAATCGGGTGAGCCACGCGAAGTGCATCACTTCGCGCTACTGCTAGGCTATGGCGCTGACGTGATCAACCCCTACATCGCACTGGAAACCGTTCGCCACTTGGTCGAGCGCGGCGACGTGAAGGTCGACGCTGACAAAGCATGCCAAAACTTCCTGAAGGCCAACCTCAACGGTGTGATCAAGACCATGTCCAAGATGGGCATCTCGACGGTCGCATCCTACCGCGGCGCGCAGATCTTTGAAGCCATTGGCCTCAACGAATCCGTCATCGAGAAGTATTTCACTAAGACCGCGACTCGCATCGAAGGCATTGGCCTCCCATGCATCGCAAAAGAGACACACTCACGCCACCGCAAGGCCTTCGCACCACGCGACGACGAGCGCGGCGATGCGCTCGACTCCGGCGGCATCTACCAATGGCGCGCCGGCGGCGAACGCCACCTCTTCAACCCGATCACCATTCACAAGCTGCAAATGGCGACTCGTTTTGGCGATTACGGCGTATTCAAAGAATACTCCAACGTCATCAACGACCAGTCCAAGGAGATGTTCACCATCCGCGGCTTGATGGATTTCAAGTTCGACGAGTCCAAGGCGATCCCGATCGAAGAAGTCGAGCCGATCGAAGCCATCATGAAGCGCTTCAAGACAGGCGCGATGTCCTACGGCTCGATCTCCAAGGAAGCCCACGAAGCCATCGCGATCGCGATGAATCGCATCGGCGGTCGCTCTAACACTGGTGAAGGTGGCGAAGATCCCGATCGTTTCACTCCAGATGCAAACGGTGACAGCCGTCGCTCCGCGATCAAGCAAGTCGCTTCCGGACGTTTCGGCGTGACCAGCCACTACTTGGTCAACTCCGATGAAATTCAGATTAAGATCGTCCAAGGCGCGAAGCCTGGCGAAGGGGGCGAACT
The nucleotide sequence above comes from Coraliomargarita algicola. Encoded proteins:
- a CDS encoding transposase is translated as MKVRRTKVHGRDAVYHCMTRVVNGERLFQDREKEMLRKMIWQVADFCGVQVLTYCVMSNHFHVLLRVPDRQQVDDAELMRRYQVLYPKPTKFQAASVKVLRSQLEADSEEAQELRAKLLARMGDVSEYMKAVKQRFSVWFNRNHKRYGTLWADRFKSVLVEGHGNPLQTMAAYIDLNPVRAGLVEDPKDYRFCGYAEAVASLGLMSSGGTEDSKSKVEARMGCRAGLLHVWGDHLSSGAGLAEALMQHRQLIFGKRAADAGLSEVEREHALKVLNEEGGQLPKSVMLRCRVRYFTDGAILGSAEFVRGFTGAWQMERGRKHPPKVNAMRGDWGGLAVIQGLRRQVFG
- a CDS encoding DUF5069 domain-containing protein, with the translated sequence MNHYTYQKTLKTIWKSAVATYEAGNREPSSYFDEATMTELASLGLNTMDVYDYVEDYLRHGTPDFETFLMVCEARRDYFLTVQGGKPSGNTLDSSKLPPKTDEVAGIVWLPRLIQKAFGKLRGELPSDTMYGCSGDQRFFKENNIHPAEFLRAAWAYEDNESKLIDWVVARKSA
- a CDS encoding glutaredoxin produces the protein MKIIAYLKPTCGWSMGVRAIMKKYGLEYEDRDIINNADQYAEMVEKSGQPLSPCVEIDGTMLADVSGEEVENYMLSNGLVSKNNIEAEAPTNAPCTDEEHEAMRSKTVRFF
- the gltB gene encoding glutamate synthase large subunit — its product is MDNTYTQPKAQGLYDPKNEHENCGIGLIVDMKGRKSHDIVKGALEICVNLDHRGGCGCDPITGDGAGIFIQLPHNFFKKVCPTECGFEVPAEGDYAVGFVFLSKDAEERAHEEQIIEEIVVEEGLKMIGWRDVPVRSEILGKASAACEPCMRQFFVSRESVEAGLPFERKLYIIRHLSTHRIRYSGEDDDAMFYIGSLSSRTMTYKGMLTTEQLETYFPDLSDEAMDSALALTHSRFSTNTFPSWPRAQPFRFLCHNGEINTVRGNENWLHAREMQLASEVFGDDLKKILPIIREDGSDSQKFDNCLEFLVLSGRSLAHAMMMMIPEPWERHKSMPQYKRDFYEFHACMMEPWDGPASMAMSDGVQVGATLDRNGLRPSRYYVTADDKVILASEVGVLEGIEPKNVVKKGRLEPGRMFLIDMEKGRIVGDEELKEQIASEQPYGQWLKENLVNSEDLPPAEDMVEDDFETLETRQKAFGYTFEDMRFILAPSAESGKQPLGSMGNDAPLAVLSDQPQLLYNYFKQLFAQVTNPPIDPIREELVTASVSFVGSEGDLTRPGPDSCRMIKYESPLIDRRQLAQLRNIDLSGFKSSRLPITFEAAEGGLDAGHNSISEPRISGKGLEAALEQLFENADAAIRDGVNILILSDRKIGPKKAPIPALLAVAGLHHHLVRQGTRTRVSIVLESGEPREVHHFALLLGYGADVINPYIALETVRHLVERGDVKVDADKACQNFLKANLNGVIKTMSKMGISTVASYRGAQIFEAIGLNESVIEKYFTKTATRIEGIGLPCIAKETHSRHRKAFAPRDDERGDALDSGGIYQWRAGGERHLFNPITIHKLQMATRFGDYGVFKEYSNVINDQSKEMFTIRGLMDFKFDESKAIPIEEVEPIEAIMKRFKTGAMSYGSISKEAHEAIAIAMNRIGGRSNTGEGGEDPDRFTPDANGDSRRSAIKQVASGRFGVTSHYLVNSDEIQIKIVQGAKPGEGGELPGHKVLPQIAKTRGTTPGVGLISPPPHHDIYSIEDLAELIHDLKNSNVKARVNVKLVSEVGVGTIAAGVAKAKADVILVSGYDGGTGASPRSSIQHAGAPWELGLAETNQTLLLNDLRSRVVVETDGQLKTGRDVAIACLLGAEEFGFATTALVALGCLMMRVCHKNTCPVGVATQNPELRKKFNGDAEAVVNFMKFIAEEIRETMAKLGFRTINEMVGRVDKLEMRQAIDHWKAKGLDYSKILYRPDVGPEVGTYCQMKQDHLLDRSLDMREILEQAQPAIQEGKPVEINLPIVNINRVVGTITGAEISRKYGAEGLPEDTVKVNLTGSAGQSLGAFCPKGMTFTVTGDTNDYLGKGLSGAKIVVRPDPESSFVAHENIITGNVCFYGATKGEAYVAGMAGERFCVRNSGVEAVVEGVGDHALEYMTGGMVINLGTTGRNLGAGMSGGVAYVYDEAGDFVQNRLNPDMVNVYQLIECGDEEMNLVKAKIEKHVAYTGSKRGQSILDDWPESAGKFLKILPQDYERVLQAVKRAEERGLAGDDAVQAAFEENVKAGH